A part of Myxococcus landrumus genomic DNA contains:
- a CDS encoding very short patch repair endonuclease — translation MSLSRSEQMSRIRSRDTSPERILRSALWRAGLRFRLHARTPHGRPDVVFPGPRVAVFIDGCFWHGCPEHYVRPRTRNNFWSSKLRGNVERDRRQTLLLEETGWRVFRFWEHEIFESREELVECIRQALQGATTTQRDTWRVVQVTPIEGAGEMENRWMEELRDPATRRSIVVQRSTKKWKRP, via the coding sequence ATGTCCCTCTCCCGCTCCGAACAGATGTCACGCATCCGCAGCCGGGATACGTCGCCAGAGCGCATCCTTCGTTCGGCGCTCTGGCGTGCTGGGCTGCGGTTCCGACTTCATGCAAGAACTCCCCATGGAAGACCCGATGTGGTGTTTCCTGGACCAAGGGTCGCCGTCTTCATCGACGGTTGCTTCTGGCATGGTTGCCCGGAGCACTATGTGCGTCCCCGGACACGCAACAACTTCTGGTCGTCGAAGCTGCGCGGCAACGTAGAGCGCGACCGCCGACAGACACTGCTGTTGGAAGAAACAGGATGGCGCGTCTTCCGATTCTGGGAGCACGAGATCTTCGAATCCCGTGAGGAACTCGTGGAGTGCATCCGCCAGGCACTCCAGGGGGCAACGACCACACAGCGCGACACCTGGCGTGTCGTGCAGGTCACCCCCATCGAGGGAGCAGGAGAGATGGAGAATCGATGGATGGAGGAGCTGCGAGACCCGGCAACGAGGCGCTCCATTGTCGTACAAAGGAGCACGAAAAAGTGGAAGCGGCCATGA